In one Dehalococcoidia bacterium genomic region, the following are encoded:
- a CDS encoding NAD-dependent epimerase/dehydratase family protein, whose amino-acid sequence MTDGRLRVAVTGAAGYLGSRLIERLDEGDSVSYILATDIRAPSSTYGERTKFVKLDVTERFPTLLAQHDIDAVAHLAYVLNPGRNHDHARKVNVLGTEHLVEACRNSDVAHVVYLSSTSVYGAHPDNPEFLTEEHPVRPIPGFQYSEDKVAAELLLTEYAEERPTTAVTILRGCPVMGPRADNFIANAFHKPVLPRVGHADPPMQFTHEDDLMNIILKCLEDRTAGTYNVAGDGTISWTQMAVVMGRRMLRLPPVAWRSLTSLAWELGLQSDAPACGLDFISYRWTASVDKLKRELGLQLKYTSSEAWDSFATRAGRR is encoded by the coding sequence ATGACTGACGGACGGCTGCGAGTTGCCGTAACAGGCGCCGCGGGCTACCTCGGCAGCAGGCTCATCGAGCGCCTTGATGAGGGAGATTCGGTCAGCTACATCCTGGCGACCGACATTCGGGCACCCAGCTCTACCTACGGTGAACGTACAAAATTCGTGAAGCTCGACGTCACCGAACGCTTCCCCACACTTCTTGCCCAACATGACATCGACGCGGTCGCACACCTGGCCTACGTGCTCAACCCCGGACGCAACCATGACCACGCCAGGAAGGTGAACGTACTGGGCACAGAACACCTCGTGGAGGCGTGTCGCAACTCGGACGTGGCCCACGTCGTCTACCTGAGCAGCACATCGGTGTACGGAGCCCACCCGGACAATCCCGAGTTTCTTACCGAAGAGCATCCCGTACGGCCAATCCCGGGATTCCAGTACAGCGAGGACAAGGTAGCCGCCGAGCTGCTACTTACCGAGTATGCTGAGGAGCGTCCAACAACCGCCGTCACGATCCTGCGTGGGTGTCCTGTCATGGGGCCACGCGCAGATAACTTCATTGCCAATGCGTTCCACAAGCCGGTCCTGCCTCGCGTTGGCCATGCCGACCCACCAATGCAGTTCACCCACGAAGATGACCTGATGAACATAATCCTGAAGTGCCTGGAGGATAGGACAGCGGGGACCTACAATGTCGCCGGCGACGGCACCATCAGCTGGACTCAAATGGCGGTAGTCATGGGGCGCAGGATGCTGAGGCTCCCTCCAGTGGCGTGGCGATCACTCACCTCGCTGGCATGGGAACTCGGTCTGCAGTCAGACGCCCCCGCATGTGGGCTGGACTTCATCAGCTACAGGTGGACCGCCAGTGTGGACAAGCTGAAGCGCGAGCTCGGATTGCAACTGAAATACACGTCCAGTGAAGCGTGGGATTCGTTCGCCACTCGTGCCGGACGGCGATGA
- a CDS encoding nucleoside hydrolase, translating to MKVIIDADTGTDDAIALVMAVNSPELQIGSVTAVAGNARLADTTRNALRLLSYLGRPDIQVSKGADRPLKVKNRFSYHYHGPRGLTTRLPTTDSRPIAARAAEHMHTAAEQADGELEIIALGPLTNVARAIMRGPEQMRHVKRIYVMGGAVEVPGNVTPSAEFNIYADPHAASIVFDSGIPITLVGLDVGDAVGFDRNGTDWRSGTSKGEEVSARIMQGWFDSHPGRDVYVLCDPVTVAAAVAADLFQYRHGSITVDEDGEHRGRTKAKYGDGNVTIALSVDEDRARAFVLERLVTRD from the coding sequence ATGAAAGTAATCATCGATGCAGACACAGGAACCGACGACGCCATTGCTCTTGTCATGGCAGTCAACTCGCCGGAGCTGCAGATAGGCAGTGTCACGGCCGTTGCGGGAAACGCTCGCCTGGCTGACACAACGCGAAATGCACTACGACTGCTTAGCTATCTCGGCCGGCCTGACATACAGGTCTCCAAGGGCGCAGACAGACCCCTGAAGGTGAAGAACAGGTTCTCCTATCATTACCACGGTCCACGTGGTCTGACGACACGTCTGCCAACTACCGACTCCAGGCCAATTGCAGCGCGGGCTGCCGAGCATATGCACACTGCCGCTGAACAGGCTGACGGTGAGCTGGAGATCATCGCGCTGGGTCCATTGACCAACGTGGCGCGAGCGATAATGCGAGGACCCGAACAGATGAGACATGTGAAGCGCATCTACGTGATGGGGGGAGCCGTCGAGGTCCCTGGCAACGTGACGCCTTCAGCCGAGTTCAACATCTACGCCGACCCTCATGCGGCTAGCATCGTGTTCGACTCGGGAATTCCAATCACTCTCGTTGGCCTGGATGTGGGAGACGCCGTGGGATTCGACCGCAACGGAACTGACTGGCGTTCAGGCACCTCGAAAGGCGAGGAGGTATCGGCCCGGATCATGCAGGGGTGGTTCGATTCACACCCAGGGCGCGACGTCTACGTCCTGTGCGACCCGGTTACGGTTGCCGCCGCAGTGGCGGCCGACCTCTTCCAGTATAGACACGGATCGATTACGGTCGATGAGGATGGCGAGCATCGCGGCAGGACGAAGGCTAAATACGGAGATGGAAACGTGACCATAGCTCTCAGCGTCGACGAAGATCGTGCGCGTGCCTTCGTTCTCGAAAGGCTTGTTACCAGGGACTGA
- a CDS encoding flippase-like domain-containing protein, whose translation MTVARVGLGVAASGLLGWLAVRGLDWGLVVDAFSGVSITMMALATLVFMVANYLRAVRWRALFVDGTVSTNRLFVVQNIGIGLNNVVPVRVASEAVQIAILSLRDNVRPSVALATVGMERVLDLIVSAVILGIALVLIPEMERFTLYIWGAIGIAVASVVVVRILAWSSAGVEWVTRITFLAEFLSAVKDLERERTRLAASTGVTFVYWLLVGVTAWMIADSISLSITPVVATAVIMGTIYFATAVPAAPAAIGTFEFAVVYVLELFGVSRESGFGFAIITHAVFFLPPTIMAAVFLPREGIGSIGRLRSAFAGLKDRLEAESA comes from the coding sequence TTGACGGTCGCGAGAGTCGGGCTGGGAGTCGCTGCGAGCGGTCTCTTGGGTTGGCTCGCCGTAAGGGGCCTGGACTGGGGGCTGGTCGTGGATGCCTTTTCCGGGGTATCCATCACAATGATGGCCCTGGCTACGCTCGTTTTCATGGTTGCAAACTACCTGCGGGCCGTCCGCTGGCGAGCGCTCTTCGTCGACGGGACCGTCTCCACAAACCGTCTGTTCGTCGTGCAGAACATTGGCATAGGTCTTAACAACGTAGTACCTGTCAGGGTGGCATCCGAGGCCGTGCAGATAGCGATCCTGTCACTGCGAGATAACGTTCGGCCGTCAGTCGCGCTCGCCACCGTAGGAATGGAACGAGTTCTCGATCTAATCGTCAGCGCTGTGATACTGGGAATCGCACTGGTCTTGATTCCCGAGATGGAGCGGTTCACGCTCTACATCTGGGGAGCGATCGGCATTGCCGTCGCATCGGTGGTGGTCGTCAGAATCCTTGCATGGAGCAGCGCTGGGGTTGAGTGGGTGACTCGAATCACCTTTCTGGCAGAGTTCCTGAGCGCCGTGAAAGACCTGGAGAGGGAGAGGACCCGTCTGGCGGCTTCCACCGGAGTTACGTTCGTGTACTGGCTGCTGGTCGGAGTGACTGCGTGGATGATCGCAGATTCGATAAGTCTGTCAATCACGCCTGTAGTCGCGACCGCCGTCATCATGGGGACGATATATTTCGCCACCGCCGTGCCTGCGGCTCCCGCGGCAATAGGCACCTTTGAGTTTGCTGTTGTTTATGTGCTCGAGCTGTTCGGCGTTAGCCGTGAGTCTGGATTCGGATTCGCCATCATCACCCACGCCGTGTTCTTCCTGCCTCCAACGATCATGGCTGCAGTATTTCTGCCTCGTGAGGGAATCGGGTCTATCGGTCGTTTACGGTCTGCATTCGCTGGCCTGAAGGACAGACTGGAAGCGGAGTCTGCATGA
- a CDS encoding ABC transporter substrate-binding protein, protein MDVSPSLSTWGPGIAYSRLLRLKSGSDVNLPSLAVECDLCTSWTMESPTTYRFELRPDARWQDIGPVYARAVTAEDVVFSYLRQAGPELPNSALLYNVAELRQLDQHTIAITLDSPDADALLAFADGHSKIVAREAVELNGDLRDGPTVGSGPWVLAGTARDDKHEFSPNPLYYEQGLPLLDKLNILIMPDESTRNAAFQTGMIDVMNMSPGEWTTYTDRFPLAPFIKVPQPGVGAEVAFNTTEPPFDNLEVRRAAILGMEPMKAIEEHWGGFGFVGQGFSSASPEWLIPQNEIAGRFDRRSDAKTLLRNAGVTVPIPVVITVGDFGEAYTSHAHAISVELQELGFEVETDIVNRREFGERVWLGGEYQMMLGPPAPITAPNGFLFPVLHSEGIWNTTGHRDTVLDELIEAQAVEFDSKKRASLIRSIQERVLDQGYRFMPAAKESIWTWRDHVRDFHPNFSAYEYHHWARVWLDK, encoded by the coding sequence ATGGACGTCTCCCCTTCCCTGTCGACGTGGGGGCCGGGAATCGCCTACTCACGTCTGCTGAGGCTCAAGTCGGGGTCGGACGTGAACCTGCCGAGCCTTGCCGTCGAGTGCGACCTGTGTACCTCGTGGACCATGGAATCGCCAACCACGTACAGGTTCGAACTCAGGCCCGACGCGCGGTGGCAGGACATAGGCCCGGTATATGCCAGGGCGGTCACGGCGGAGGATGTTGTCTTCAGCTATCTGCGCCAAGCCGGCCCGGAGCTTCCCAACTCAGCCCTGCTCTACAACGTCGCCGAACTTCGCCAACTGGACCAGCACACAATCGCGATCACCCTGGACTCCCCGGATGCTGACGCACTCCTGGCTTTCGCCGATGGGCATTCCAAGATTGTAGCCAGGGAGGCCGTAGAACTGAACGGCGACCTTCGCGACGGTCCCACCGTTGGGTCAGGGCCGTGGGTGTTGGCCGGTACGGCTCGCGACGACAAGCACGAATTCAGTCCGAATCCTCTCTATTATGAGCAGGGCCTTCCTCTGCTGGACAAGCTGAACATCCTGATCATGCCTGACGAAAGCACACGAAATGCCGCGTTTCAGACCGGCATGATCGATGTCATGAACATGAGCCCCGGAGAGTGGACTACTTACACAGACCGGTTCCCCCTTGCGCCCTTCATCAAGGTGCCCCAACCCGGAGTCGGGGCGGAGGTCGCGTTCAATACAACAGAGCCGCCGTTCGACAACCTTGAGGTCAGACGTGCGGCTATCCTCGGGATGGAGCCCATGAAGGCCATCGAAGAGCACTGGGGAGGATTCGGGTTCGTCGGTCAGGGCTTCTCTTCTGCATCGCCGGAGTGGTTGATTCCTCAGAATGAGATTGCCGGGCGTTTCGATCGACGCTCGGACGCAAAGACTCTACTTCGCAACGCGGGCGTGACTGTCCCGATCCCAGTGGTCATCACCGTAGGGGACTTTGGCGAGGCGTACACTTCTCACGCGCACGCGATCTCGGTGGAACTTCAGGAGTTGGGATTCGAGGTCGAGACGGACATAGTCAACAGGCGTGAGTTCGGCGAGCGGGTCTGGCTAGGCGGCGAGTACCAGATGATGCTTGGGCCTCCCGCGCCGATAACGGCTCCAAACGGCTTTCTCTTTCCCGTTCTTCACAGCGAGGGCATCTGGAACACGACCGGGCATAGGGACACGGTTCTTGACGAACTGATCGAGGCGCAGGCTGTGGAGTTCGACTCCAAGAAGCGTGCTTCTCTGATCCGAAGCATCCAGGAGCGCGTTCTTGATCAGGGATACAGGTTCATGCCAGCAGCCAAAGAGTCGATCTGGACCTGGCGTGACCACGTGAGGGACTTTCACCCAAACTTCAGCGCCTACGAGTATCATCACTGGGCGCGAGTTTGGCTGGATAAGTAG
- a CDS encoding SUF system NifU family Fe-S cluster assembly protein, with protein MALGNLDDIYRDDLILDHRRHPRNPSNIPDADVIADGVNPFCGDEIHLQIMLDDQSRVSQVGFQGEGCSINQATGSMLSEAIKGLTLAEAEVLSGSFHRMMQGPDPTPSELDKLGDLGSLAKVREFPVRIKCALLAWSTLEDAIEGRG; from the coding sequence ATGGCGCTGGGTAACCTCGACGATATCTACCGCGACGATCTGATCCTGGACCACCGCCGGCACCCCAGGAACCCTTCCAACATTCCGGATGCCGACGTGATCGCTGACGGTGTGAACCCCTTCTGCGGTGACGAGATCCACCTTCAGATCATGCTCGACGACCAGTCTCGCGTGTCGCAGGTTGGCTTTCAGGGCGAGGGCTGCTCGATCAACCAGGCTACGGGCTCGATGCTCTCCGAAGCGATCAAGGGCCTAACCCTGGCGGAAGCCGAAGTGCTGTCAGGCAGTTTCCACCGTATGATGCAGGGGCCCGATCCCACACCGTCGGAGCTGGACAAACTGGGTGACCTGGGGTCCCTCGCGAAGGTGCGGGAGTTTCCCGTCAGGATCAAGTGTGCCCTTCTGGCATGGTCAACCCTGGAGGACGCCATCGAAGGCCGGGGGTAG
- a CDS encoding non-heme iron oxygenase ferredoxin subunit, translating into MAFVKVGKVEDVPAGTAKVYEVGDRAIAVCNVDGDFYAIDDVCTHDEAPLAQGYLSGHEIECPRHGACFDVRTGDVTALPAVVPVDTFPVRVDGDDIELDV; encoded by the coding sequence ATGGCATTCGTTAAGGTAGGCAAGGTTGAGGACGTACCGGCGGGGACCGCCAAGGTCTATGAAGTTGGAGACCGGGCCATAGCGGTCTGCAACGTTGACGGGGACTTCTACGCTATTGACGATGTATGCACCCATGACGAAGCACCTCTGGCTCAGGGATACCTCAGCGGCCACGAGATAGAGTGCCCCAGGCATGGCGCATGCTTCGACGTACGTACAGGCGACGTTACCGCGCTCCCGGCTGTCGTGCCGGTCGACACGTTCCCAGTGCGGGTCGATGGCGATGACATCGAACTCGACGTTTAG
- a CDS encoding Rrf2 family transcriptional regulator, which yields MHIPVKVDYGVRALVDLALHHQSAPVRASEIAGRTMIPEPYLAQVLHALGRAGLVRSQRGRQGGHTLAMEPGDISLSSVMECLGPSDNLVACLVDLRACIHVPTCAQREVWQEVELAVDQILSSRTIGDLVDRSNAILSASSTGSQPLDFSNTQN from the coding sequence ATGCACATACCCGTCAAAGTCGATTATGGAGTAAGAGCGCTGGTTGACCTTGCGCTTCATCACCAGAGCGCCCCGGTGCGGGCCAGCGAGATTGCCGGCAGGACGATGATTCCCGAGCCATACCTCGCGCAGGTGCTTCATGCGCTTGGGAGGGCCGGACTAGTCAGGTCGCAGCGGGGCAGGCAGGGTGGCCATACTCTGGCGATGGAGCCCGGCGACATCAGCCTGAGCAGCGTCATGGAGTGCCTTGGGCCGAGCGATAACCTGGTTGCGTGCCTGGTTGACCTCCGCGCCTGCATTCATGTGCCCACCTGCGCACAGCGGGAGGTTTGGCAGGAGGTTGAGCTTGCGGTCGACCAGATTCTTAGCTCCAGGACAATTGGGGACTTGGTGGACAGGAGCAACGCAATACTCTCGGCTTCGTCGACAGGCTCGCAACCATTAGACTTCTCCAACACTCAGAACTAG
- a CDS encoding SUF system NifU family Fe-S cluster assembly protein, which produces MMNDLTDLYAEVVMDHNRRPRNFKKIDDPDRSAEGFNPLCGDQISLFLTMNGEDGIEDIGYVAVGCAISKAAASMMSEAVKGRSSEDAKKVIENFRMLLTRQAGDDFDYEILGDLEILEGVSGYPTRIKCATLPVHTLASALQESKKETVSTE; this is translated from the coding sequence ATTATGAACGACCTTACTGACCTGTACGCCGAAGTTGTGATGGACCACAACCGCAGGCCCCGTAACTTCAAGAAGATCGACGATCCGGACCGCAGCGCAGAGGGCTTCAACCCTCTCTGCGGAGACCAGATATCCCTGTTTCTCACCATGAACGGAGAGGACGGTATCGAAGATATTGGCTACGTCGCTGTCGGATGCGCTATCTCCAAGGCTGCGGCGTCGATGATGAGCGAGGCAGTCAAGGGCAGAAGTTCCGAAGACGCAAAGAAGGTGATCGAGAACTTCAGGATGCTCCTGACCAGGCAAGCCGGCGACGACTTCGACTACGAGATACTTGGAGACCTCGAGATACTCGAGGGGGTCTCCGGCTACCCGACGCGAATTAAGTGCGCGACGCTGCCGGTGCATACCCTGGCATCTGCACTTCAGGAGTCGAAGAAAGAGACTGTTTCCACGGAGTAG
- the sufD gene encoding Fe-S cluster assembly protein SufD — protein MTQTLDTYRQYADQYSGLPSTGPSWLNTLRQKGYDNFSRLGFPTARKGNEEWKYTNVAPIARSEFSLPTQASAPEIEVIREAAPWVDDWNTLVFINGQYRSDLSNTHEPDSVTVSSLRDALSGDGAVIQQNIGTLASVEDDGFSALNTAFITDGALVHVPAGTRMERPVHLVFVTSDEDSIVAHPRVLVVAGAESESTVVESYIGLGDNTYLNNGVAELVVEEGAQLEHYRLMDEGDSAYHVGVARVHQKDGSRFASRAFYKGVGMGRHDLYIHIGDGCSTDLSGLYITSGNQHVDNFINIDHTKPNSTSNLYYKGILSGRSRAVFGGTVFVREGAMKTEALQSDKNLLLSSDAEVDSKPALFIWADDVKCGHGATAGNVDESTVYYMRSRGIDLETASRLLIFGFTSEVIDTVDIPELHDYLEESFLDAIPKYEFSF, from the coding sequence ATGACACAGACACTAGACACATATCGCCAATACGCCGACCAGTACTCTGGTCTGCCTTCAACAGGCCCTTCCTGGCTCAACACGCTCCGGCAGAAGGGCTATGACAACTTTTCGAGGCTCGGATTTCCCACTGCCCGAAAGGGCAACGAGGAATGGAAGTACACCAACGTAGCTCCCATCGCCAGGTCCGAATTTTCTCTCCCAACCCAGGCGAGCGCCCCTGAGATCGAAGTAATTCGAGAGGCTGCGCCGTGGGTGGACGACTGGAACACTCTGGTCTTCATCAATGGGCAGTACAGGAGCGACCTCTCCAATACTCACGAACCGGACAGCGTCACGGTTTCGAGTTTGCGGGATGCACTGAGTGGGGACGGCGCCGTAATCCAGCAAAACATCGGCACACTCGCCTCAGTCGAGGACGACGGCTTCTCCGCCCTGAATACCGCCTTCATAACCGACGGCGCTCTGGTACATGTGCCAGCAGGCACGCGCATGGAACGCCCGGTGCACCTGGTGTTCGTCACTTCAGACGAAGATAGCATCGTCGCCCACCCAAGGGTGCTCGTCGTTGCGGGCGCCGAATCAGAGTCGACCGTCGTCGAGAGCTACATAGGCCTCGGAGACAACACCTACCTCAACAATGGCGTCGCCGAGTTAGTTGTTGAGGAGGGGGCGCAGCTGGAGCACTATCGACTCATGGACGAGGGCGACTCGGCCTACCACGTAGGAGTCGCCAGGGTCCACCAGAAAGACGGAAGCAGATTCGCCTCTCGCGCCTTCTACAAGGGTGTCGGAATGGGTAGGCACGACCTGTACATTCACATTGGTGACGGCTGCTCGACCGACCTTAGCGGGCTGTACATAACGTCCGGCAACCAGCATGTCGATAACTTCATCAACATCGACCACACGAAGCCAAACTCAACCAGTAACCTCTACTACAAGGGAATACTCTCCGGCCGCTCAAGGGCAGTTTTCGGAGGCACGGTATTCGTTCGTGAAGGGGCGATGAAGACGGAGGCCCTGCAGTCGGACAAGAACCTGCTGCTCTCCTCGGACGCCGAGGTAGACTCCAAGCCTGCCCTGTTCATCTGGGCCGACGACGTGAAGTGCGGCCACGGTGCGACGGCAGGGAACGTAGACGAGTCAACCGTCTACTACATGCGCAGCCGCGGGATCGATCTGGAGACCGCCAGCCGCCTGCTCATATTTGGCTTCACTTCAGAGGTCATCGATACAGTTGACATACCAGAGTTGCACGACTACCTGGAAGAGTCGTTCCTCGACGCCATTCCGAAGTACGAATTTTCATTTTGA
- the sufC gene encoding Fe-S cluster assembly ATPase SufC, translated as MLEVRDLHVSIDDTEILKGISLSVSEGEVHAIMGPNGSGKSTLANVVAGRPEYTVTSGDILFDGQSVIEWFPEARAREGIFLAMQYPVELPGVRTWQFLKAAVDALRKHKGESELSVRQFDRMLDSKRELVNIDDDLVRRSVNEGYSGGEKKRNEILQLALLDPRLALLDETDSGLDIDALRVVADGVNSFRSPEKSIVLVTHYQRILNYIEPDYVHVLVDGRIVRSGGKELALELEERGYDWIIEEAAVTG; from the coding sequence ATGCTAGAAGTACGCGATTTACACGTTTCAATTGACGATACCGAGATACTGAAGGGGATAAGCCTCTCGGTCAGCGAGGGCGAAGTCCACGCAATCATGGGGCCGAACGGCTCCGGCAAGAGCACTCTGGCCAACGTCGTCGCAGGCAGGCCCGAGTACACGGTGACGTCCGGCGACATCCTGTTCGACGGACAGAGCGTCATCGAGTGGTTCCCCGAAGCCCGCGCCCGAGAGGGCATATTCCTTGCCATGCAGTACCCTGTGGAGCTTCCCGGCGTGCGAACGTGGCAGTTCCTCAAGGCTGCCGTCGATGCGCTGCGCAAGCACAAGGGCGAGTCCGAGCTCTCCGTCCGTCAGTTTGACAGGATGCTCGACTCGAAGCGTGAACTGGTAAACATAGACGACGACCTCGTGCGACGCTCGGTTAACGAGGGCTATTCGGGAGGCGAGAAGAAGCGGAACGAGATACTTCAGCTTGCACTCCTGGATCCCCGCCTCGCACTGTTGGACGAGACCGACTCCGGACTGGACATCGACGCGCTCCGCGTGGTGGCCGACGGTGTGAACTCGTTCAGGAGCCCCGAAAAGTCGATCGTGCTGGTCACTCACTACCAGCGCATCCTCAACTACATCGAGCCCGACTACGTTCACGTACTGGTCGACGGCCGCATCGTCCGCTCCGGCGGCAAGGAACTTGCGCTGGAGCTGGAGGAGAGGGGCTACGACTGGATCATCGAGGAGGCTGCGGTCACCGGGTAA
- a CDS encoding DUF1643 domain-containing protein has translation MEKIHNAVFSSDRRYRYWLEAKLSDADGICMFLMLNPSTADEVQSDPTVTRAKGFARSWGYGTLWVCNIFGLRATQPAVLRQDPEPIGADNDEHIMDCALKADELVCAWGNHGEHLDRGSHVMNMLESHASGVKMGHLGMTLKNQPKHPLYLRADTPLSYFGNLN, from the coding sequence ATGGAAAAGATCCACAACGCAGTCTTCTCTTCAGACCGCCGATACCGCTACTGGCTGGAGGCGAAACTGTCCGACGCTGACGGTATCTGTATGTTCCTGATGCTGAATCCGAGCACTGCTGACGAGGTACAGTCAGACCCGACCGTGACGCGAGCCAAAGGGTTCGCACGGTCATGGGGCTACGGCACACTGTGGGTCTGCAACATATTTGGTCTCAGGGCCACCCAACCAGCGGTTCTCAGGCAAGACCCGGAACCGATTGGAGCCGACAACGACGAACACATCATGGATTGCGCACTCAAAGCCGACGAACTCGTCTGCGCATGGGGCAATCACGGAGAACACCTCGACCGGGGTTCGCACGTCATGAATATGCTGGAGAGTCATGCATCCGGTGTGAAAATGGGCCACCTTGGCATGACATTGAAGAATCAACCAAAGCATCCGCTCTACTTAAGGGCGGACACACCACTTAGCTATTTTGGGAACTTGAACTAG
- a CDS encoding PaREP1 family protein — MTQAEIENHIVTAERFLRHAEEEFEAGDLPQASEKAWGAVAHYLKSVAKFRGWRNRSHSDLNYIATDLSYETDDPRSIRRLYGSVSSLHQNFYEDWLPEISIAEGIEDAREMIHGLETRTGRPLDPRPSQANRSRRR, encoded by the coding sequence ATGACTCAGGCCGAAATCGAGAATCACATAGTGACCGCTGAGCGCTTCCTCCGGCACGCGGAGGAAGAATTCGAGGCGGGCGATCTGCCACAGGCTTCTGAGAAGGCGTGGGGAGCAGTTGCCCACTATCTGAAGTCTGTTGCCAAGTTCCGAGGGTGGCGCAACAGGTCCCACTCCGACCTTAACTACATCGCCACTGACTTATCGTATGAGACCGACGATCCGAGAAGTATCAGGCGGCTATATGGGAGCGTGAGCAGTCTTCACCAGAATTTCTATGAAGATTGGCTCCCTGAGATATCTATTGCCGAAGGTATTGAGGACGCGCGAGAGATGATTCATGGTCTGGAGACTCGCACCGGACGACCTTTGGATCCACGACCCTCACAGGCCAACAGAAGTAGGCGACGCTAG
- the sufB gene encoding Fe-S cluster assembly protein SufB, which produces MTTQKVISRQTGIEESQYKWGFEFDYESETAPRGLSEDTVRFISHKKNEPEWMLEWRLKGFRHWERLDLEEPTWANVTYPAIDFQDMVYYAAPKSQNDGPKSLDDVDPEILEAFDKLGIPLEEQKKLSGVAVDAVLDSVSVATTYKKMLEDAGVIFCPISEAVQKHPELVQKYLGSVVPYTDNFYATLNSAVFSDGSFCYVPPGVRCPIELMTYFRINELDSGQFERTLIIADKGSYVSYLEGCTAPIRRTHQLHAAVVELVALEDAEIKYSTLQNWYPGDKEGNGGVFNFVTKRGACRGRNSKISWTQVETGSAVTWKYPSVILQGDDSVGEFYSVALVNNYQQADTGTKMIHMGKNTKSTIVAKGISAGKAQNTYRGMVRIMPSASGARNFTQCDSLLIGDECGAHTIPYIEVRNPTARMGHEATTSKVNDDQLFYLQQRGIDQEEANYMVINGFCRGIFKELPFEFAAEASQLLRVSLEGTVG; this is translated from the coding sequence ATGACCACACAAAAGGTCATCTCAAGGCAGACCGGAATCGAGGAATCCCAGTACAAGTGGGGCTTCGAATTCGATTACGAATCGGAGACTGCCCCAAGGGGCTTGTCCGAGGATACCGTCAGGTTCATTTCACACAAGAAGAACGAGCCCGAGTGGATGCTGGAGTGGCGTCTCAAGGGCTTCAGGCACTGGGAACGCCTCGACCTGGAAGAGCCGACCTGGGCGAACGTCACATATCCTGCGATCGATTTCCAGGACATGGTCTACTATGCAGCTCCAAAATCCCAGAACGACGGGCCCAAGAGCCTCGACGATGTCGACCCCGAGATTCTCGAAGCATTCGACAAGCTCGGCATCCCTCTTGAGGAGCAAAAGAAGCTGAGCGGCGTGGCGGTCGACGCAGTCCTCGACAGCGTTTCCGTCGCCACCACCTATAAGAAGATGCTCGAAGACGCGGGCGTCATATTCTGCCCAATCTCCGAGGCGGTCCAGAAGCACCCCGAGCTTGTGCAGAAGTACCTCGGGTCTGTTGTTCCATACACTGACAACTTCTACGCGACTCTCAACTCGGCAGTCTTCAGTGACGGCTCCTTCTGCTACGTTCCCCCCGGAGTCCGCTGCCCAATCGAGCTGATGACATATTTCAGGATCAACGAACTCGACTCAGGACAGTTCGAGCGTACCCTGATAATCGCCGACAAGGGCAGCTACGTCAGCTACCTCGAGGGCTGCACGGCCCCAATTCGCAGGACTCACCAGCTTCACGCCGCAGTGGTGGAACTTGTCGCTCTGGAAGACGCCGAGATCAAGTACTCGACCCTGCAGAACTGGTACCCTGGCGACAAAGAGGGCAACGGCGGGGTGTTCAACTTCGTCACCAAGCGCGGCGCCTGCCGCGGCCGTAACTCCAAGATTAGCTGGACGCAGGTCGAGACCGGTTCAGCGGTCACCTGGAAGTACCCGAGTGTGATACTCCAGGGCGACGACTCCGTCGGCGAGTTCTACTCGGTCGCACTGGTGAACAACTACCAGCAGGCCGACACTGGCACCAAGATGATCCACATGGGCAAGAACACCAAGAGCACGATCGTCGCCAAGGGGATCAGCGCCGGCAAGGCGCAGAACACCTACCGTGGGATGGTCAGGATCATGCCGTCCGCGTCTGGCGCGAGAAACTTCACGCAGTGCGACAGCCTCCTGATCGGCGACGAGTGCGGAGCGCACACCATTCCGTACATCGAGGTCAGAAACCCCACGGCCCGGATGGGTCACGAGGCCACCACGTCGAAGGTCAACGACGACCAGCTCTTCTACCTCCAGCAGCGAGGCATAGACCAGGAAGAGGCCAACTACATGGTCATCAACGGCTTCTGCCGCGGCATCTTCAAGGAGCTCCCTTTCGAGTTCGCCGCCGAAGCCAGCCAGCTCCTCCGCGTAAGCCTCGAAGGCACGGTGGGCTAG